The following are encoded in a window of Amycolatopsis lexingtonensis genomic DNA:
- a CDS encoding DUF1295 domain-containing protein, whose product MDALRVCLYVFAGVTLGTWVVSVLTREYSWVDRIWSIVPVAYLAIFAGAAGFADARLNVMFALVTLWGIRLTFNFARKGGYAPGGEDYRWAVLRERMAPWQFQVFNFFFISLYQNAILLLITLPAYTALENQGSFGVADVVVAVVFLAFLVGETVADQQQWAFHREKHAGRAPTRFLQEGLFRYSRHPNFFFEQAQWWVIAVFGIVAGGLQWTVLGAVLLTLLFVGSTKFTESITKSRYPEYADYQRRTSAVVPWPSRG is encoded by the coding sequence ATGGACGCGCTGCGGGTGTGCCTGTACGTCTTCGCCGGGGTGACGCTCGGCACCTGGGTGGTGTCGGTGCTGACCAGGGAGTACTCCTGGGTGGACCGGATCTGGTCGATCGTCCCGGTCGCGTACCTGGCGATCTTCGCCGGCGCCGCCGGGTTCGCCGACGCCCGGCTGAACGTGATGTTCGCGCTGGTCACCCTGTGGGGGATCCGGCTGACGTTCAACTTCGCCCGGAAGGGTGGTTACGCCCCGGGCGGCGAGGACTACCGGTGGGCGGTGCTGCGCGAACGGATGGCGCCGTGGCAGTTCCAGGTGTTCAACTTCTTCTTCATCTCGCTGTACCAGAACGCGATCCTGCTGCTGATCACACTGCCCGCGTACACGGCGCTGGAGAACCAGGGCTCGTTCGGGGTGGCGGACGTCGTCGTCGCGGTGGTCTTCCTGGCGTTCCTGGTGGGTGAGACGGTGGCGGACCAGCAGCAGTGGGCGTTCCACCGCGAGAAGCACGCGGGCCGCGCGCCGACGCGGTTCCTCCAGGAAGGGCTGTTCCGCTACTCGCGGCACCCCAACTTCTTCTTCGAGCAGGCGCAGTGGTGGGTGATCGCGGTGTTCGGGATCGTCGCCGGCGGTCTGCAGTGGACGGTGCTCGGCGCCGTGCTGCTCACGCTGTTGTTCGTCGGGTCGACGAAGTTCACCGAGAGCATCACGAAGTCGCGCTACCCGGAGTACGCGGACTACCAGCGGCGGACGTCCGCGGTGGTCCCGTGGCCGTCCCGCGGATGA